In Microcaecilia unicolor chromosome 1, aMicUni1.1, whole genome shotgun sequence, the following are encoded in one genomic region:
- the LOC115466341 gene encoding 5-beta-cholestane-3-alpha,7-alpha-diol 12-alpha-hydroxylase-like, with the protein MSLWLPVLLAFLISALGGLYLLGAFRRRRPKEPPLDKGHIPWLGHALDFRSNSVEFLQKMQRKYGDIFTVLLGGYYFTFVMDPLSFRSIVKEARSAFDFVCFKKEVDERVFGYYHLENEQKIDEIVNKHLMGDGLVVMSQAIMKNMQNLMFYRAGTVEGQKEWQHDGLFHYCSNILFQAGYLSFFGNEAVKRMGSKEKVKEFDRVHSEELFSKFRKFNSLFPGLVYGTLPPKDKLEAERLKRLFWNMLSFKKTMQKDNSSRWIIDHHQFREEQGMAEYMADRYMLTLLWSSQGNTGPACFWLLLFLMKHPEAMKAVREEVEKVLKESNQDVKSGGPLINLTSDMLTKTPILDSAVEETLRLTAAPFLMRSITQDMDFKMADGREYTLRKGDRITIFPYIALQMDPEVHPEPHQFKYDRFLNPDGTKKADFYKNGKKVKDFTMPWGAGVSVCPGRFFAKNEIKQLVFHMLAYFDFELVNAEEDIPPIDQSRWGLGVIHPTHDTQFRYRLHF; encoded by the coding sequence ATGAGTCTCTGGCTGCCGGTCCTTTTAGCTTTCTTGATCTCAGCCCTTGGTGGTCTTTATCTCCTAGGAGCGTTTCGTAGAAGAAGACCCAAAGAGCCTCCTTTGGATAAGGGTCATATTCCATGGCTGGGACATGCATTGGACTTCAGAAGCAATTCTGtagaatttttgcagaaaatgcaaagaaaatatggGGACATATTCACGGTTCTGCTTGGAGGCTACTATTTCACTTTTGTAATGGATCCCCTTTCCTTTCGATCAATAGTAAAGGAAGCAAGATCAGCATTTGATTTTGTCTGTTTTAAGAAAGAAGTTGATGAAAGGGTTTTTGGCTATTATCATTTAGAAAATGAACAGAAGATTGATGAAATAGTCAATAAGCACCTCATGGGGGATGGCTTAGTGGTCATGTCGCAGGCCATTATGAAAAACATGCAGAACTTGATGTTCTATCGTGCTGGAACAGTAGAAGGTCAGAAGGAGTGGCAGCACGATGGACTTTTTCACTACTGCAGCAATATTTTGTTCCAAGCTGGCTACCTTTCTTTCTTTGGAAATGAAGCAGTTAAGAGAATGGGAAGTAAAGAAAAAGTCAAAGAGTTTGATCGTGTTCATTCTGAAGAACTGTTCAGCAAATTCAGAAAGTTTAattctctgtttccagggctggTGTATGGCACACTTCCTCCGAAAGATAAACTGGAAGCTGAGAGACTGAAAAGACTTTTTTGGAACATGCTGTCTTTTAAGAAGACCATGCAGAAGGACAACAGTAGTAGGTGGATCATTGACCACCATCAGTTTAGGGAAGAACAAGGAATGGCAGAATATATGGCAGACAGGTACATGCTTACACTTCTGTGGTCATCCCAAGGGAACACAGGTCCTGCATGCTTCTGGCTTCTCCTTTTCCTAATGAAACACCCTGAAGCCATGAAAGCAGTGAGAGAAGAAGTGGAGAAAGTCCTTAAAGAATCTAATCAAGACGTGAAGTCTGGTGGACCTCTGATAAACCTCACCAGTGACATGTTAACAAAGACCCCCATTCTCGACAGTGCAGTGGAGGAGACTCTGCGTTTGACAGCTGCTCCATTTCTGATGAGATCAATAACGCAGGATATGGATTTCAAGATGGCAGATGGTAGGGAATATACACTTCGTAAAGGAGACCGAATTACTATATTTCCATATATTGCTCTGCAGATGGATCCAGAGGTTCATCCAGAACCCCACCAATTCAAATATGACCGTTTCTTGAACCCAGACGGTACAAAAAAAGCAGATTTCTATAAGAATGGCAAAAAGGTGAAAGATTTCACCATGCCATGGGGGGCAGGTGTATCAGTATGTCCTGGCCGTTTTTTTGCTAAGAATGAAATAAAACAACTTGTATTTCACATGCTCGCTTATTTTGACTTTGAGCTGGTAAATGCAGAAGAGGACATCCCTCCAATTGATCAGAGTAGATGGGGCCTTGGTGTCATTCATCCAACACATGACACTCAGTTTAGGTATCGGTTACATTTCTGA